From the genome of Desulfobotulus pelophilus, one region includes:
- the carB gene encoding carbamoyl-phosphate synthase large subunit: MPKRQDIHKILIIGSGPIIIGQACEFDYSGTQACKALRSLGYRIVLVNSNPATIMTDPGMADATYIEPLNVESLREIIKKERPDALLPNLGGQTALNLSSDLAEAGILEQYGVQVIGVNLDAIKRGEDRDTFKKTMAEIGIETALSEIVTTMEEAMSAVERMGLPVVVRPAYTMGGTGGGFAYNMEEFEDTVARGLAASPVRQVLIEESVRGWEELELEVVRDATGHKITICFIENVDPMGVHTGDSFCTAPMLTISGELQARLQDYAYRIVDAIEVIGGTNVQFAHDPVTDRVVVIEINPRTSRSSALASKATGFPIALISAMLAAGLTLKEIPYWRDGTLDRYTPSGDYVVVKFARWAFEKFQGVHDRLGTQMRAVGEVMSIGKHYKEALQKAIRSLEIGRYGLGFAKDFHEKSLDALLAMLVEPCSERHFILYEALRKGADVDTLYEITRVKPWFLGQMKELVALEEEILTHKGTLPPEELLVRAKKDGFADRYLAQLLALPEEAIREKRKALNLKSGWEAVPVSGVDNAAYYYSTWHAEDRVAVSDGKKVMVLGGGPNRIGQGIEFDYCCVHTAFALKDAGYETIMVNCNPETVSTDYDTSDKLYFEPLTVEDVLAIYEKEHCEGVVVQFGGQTPLNIAKELEAAGVPILGTSPATIDMAEDRAQFNAMMERLGIPQPDSGMAATEEEAIAIAARIAYPLMVRPSYVLGGRAMEVVHDEASLRDYLSRAVIVTPDRPVLIDRFLQNATEAEADAICDGITAFVPAVMEHIEMAGVHSGDSACVIPPVTIPLRHIETIEDYTRKIAVEMGVKGLMNIQYAISDDKVYILEANPRASRTVPLVSKVCAIPMARIAVRIMLGEKLADLGLRRPVFSHFGVKEAVFPFPMFPEVDPVLGPEMRSTGEVLGMAHSPGLAFFKAEEATGASLPLEGSVLITVADPDKKDALVAAKLFHELGFRVLATGGTHAFLEENGVPAERVKKMLEGRPNIADAVKNNEVQLLLNTPSGKRSITDDSYIRKAAIRFGVPYITTPAAAIAAAKGIAARRQGKEAVQSLQEFHADMC; encoded by the coding sequence ATGCCGAAACGGCAAGATATTCATAAAATTCTGATCATTGGCTCCGGTCCCATCATCATTGGTCAGGCCTGTGAGTTTGATTATTCCGGTACCCAGGCATGCAAGGCGCTACGGTCCCTTGGTTACCGCATTGTTCTTGTCAACTCCAATCCCGCTACTATCATGACGGACCCTGGCATGGCGGATGCTACCTACATTGAACCGCTTAATGTGGAAAGCCTCCGGGAAATTATTAAAAAAGAGAGACCGGATGCCCTGTTGCCCAATCTGGGGGGGCAGACGGCCCTGAACCTTTCATCGGATCTGGCGGAAGCCGGTATTCTGGAACAGTACGGGGTTCAGGTGATAGGCGTGAATCTGGATGCCATTAAGCGCGGAGAAGATCGGGATACTTTTAAAAAAACCATGGCGGAGATCGGCATCGAGACAGCCCTGAGCGAAATTGTAACGACCATGGAAGAAGCCATGTCCGCAGTGGAGCGTATGGGACTTCCTGTGGTTGTCCGCCCGGCGTACACCATGGGGGGGACGGGTGGTGGTTTTGCCTATAATATGGAAGAGTTTGAAGATACCGTTGCCAGGGGACTGGCTGCCAGCCCGGTACGGCAGGTTTTGATAGAAGAATCGGTGCGCGGGTGGGAGGAGCTTGAGCTTGAGGTTGTGCGGGATGCCACGGGCCATAAGATTACGATCTGTTTTATTGAGAATGTGGATCCTATGGGAGTACATACAGGGGACTCTTTTTGTACGGCTCCCATGCTCACCATTTCCGGGGAGCTGCAGGCCAGACTGCAGGATTATGCCTACCGCATTGTGGATGCCATTGAGGTGATCGGTGGCACCAATGTGCAGTTTGCCCATGACCCGGTAACGGATCGGGTGGTTGTGATCGAAATCAACCCCAGAACCTCCCGTTCATCGGCTCTGGCTTCCAAGGCCACAGGCTTTCCCATTGCCCTGATTTCCGCCATGCTGGCCGCAGGTCTTACACTGAAGGAAATTCCCTACTGGAGGGATGGAACGCTGGACCGCTACACTCCTTCCGGTGACTATGTGGTAGTGAAATTTGCCCGATGGGCCTTTGAAAAGTTTCAGGGTGTTCATGACCGCCTCGGAACGCAGATGCGTGCCGTGGGTGAGGTGATGAGTATTGGTAAGCATTACAAGGAAGCATTGCAGAAAGCTATCCGTTCTCTGGAGATTGGGCGTTATGGTCTTGGTTTTGCAAAGGATTTTCATGAAAAATCTCTGGATGCCCTGCTGGCAATGCTGGTGGAACCCTGCAGTGAGCGCCATTTTATTTTGTATGAAGCCCTGCGTAAGGGTGCGGATGTGGATACGTTATATGAAATTACCCGTGTCAAGCCATGGTTCCTTGGTCAGATGAAGGAACTGGTTGCGCTGGAGGAAGAAATCCTGACGCACAAAGGAACGCTGCCGCCGGAAGAACTTCTTGTAAGGGCCAAAAAAGACGGGTTTGCGGATCGCTATCTGGCACAACTCCTGGCTCTTCCGGAGGAGGCGATCCGGGAAAAACGCAAAGCCCTGAATCTGAAAAGCGGATGGGAGGCCGTTCCTGTGAGCGGTGTAGATAATGCGGCGTATTATTATTCCACCTGGCATGCCGAAGACCGGGTGGCTGTATCTGATGGTAAGAAAGTGATGGTTCTGGGGGGCGGCCCCAACCGAATCGGACAGGGCATTGAGTTTGATTATTGCTGTGTCCATACGGCCTTTGCCCTCAAGGATGCGGGCTACGAAACCATAATGGTGAACTGCAACCCGGAAACTGTTTCCACGGACTATGATACGTCAGATAAGCTTTATTTCGAACCCCTTACGGTGGAAGATGTATTGGCCATCTATGAAAAGGAGCACTGTGAGGGTGTTGTGGTACAGTTCGGTGGGCAGACTCCGCTGAATATTGCAAAGGAGCTGGAAGCGGCAGGGGTGCCCATTCTTGGTACCAGTCCGGCCACCATAGATATGGCGGAAGACAGGGCCCAGTTCAATGCCATGATGGAACGTCTCGGTATCCCCCAGCCGGATTCGGGTATGGCGGCCACGGAAGAGGAAGCCATCGCCATCGCCGCCCGTATCGCTTATCCCCTCATGGTCCGTCCTTCCTATGTGCTGGGCGGCAGGGCCATGGAAGTGGTGCATGACGAGGCCAGTCTCAGGGATTATCTGTCAAGGGCCGTAATTGTAACGCCCGACCGTCCTGTTCTTATCGACCGGTTTCTGCAGAATGCAACGGAAGCGGAGGCCGATGCCATCTGTGACGGCATAACTGCTTTTGTGCCTGCGGTAATGGAGCACATTGAGATGGCGGGAGTACATTCCGGTGATTCGGCCTGTGTGATTCCGCCGGTAACTATCCCCCTCCGCCATATTGAGACCATAGAGGACTACACGCGAAAAATTGCCGTTGAAATGGGTGTGAAAGGCCTGATGAATATTCAATATGCCATCAGTGATGACAAGGTGTATATACTTGAGGCCAATCCCAGGGCCAGCCGTACCGTACCTCTGGTTTCCAAAGTCTGTGCCATTCCCATGGCCCGGATTGCTGTGCGTATCATGCTGGGCGAAAAGCTGGCGGATCTCGGATTGAGGCGGCCTGTTTTCAGTCATTTCGGTGTTAAAGAGGCGGTGTTTCCTTTTCCTATGTTTCCCGAGGTGGATCCTGTGCTCGGGCCGGAAATGCGTTCAACAGGCGAGGTACTGGGAATGGCTCATTCTCCTGGGCTGGCTTTTTTCAAGGCAGAAGAAGCCACCGGGGCTTCTTTGCCGCTGGAAGGGTCGGTGCTTATTACGGTGGCGGATCCGGATAAAAAGGATGCCCTGGTGGCGGCAAAGCTTTTTCATGAGCTGGGTTTCCGGGTTCTGGCTACGGGAGGAACCCATGCTTTTCTTGAAGAAAACGGGGTGCCTGCGGAAAGGGTCAAGAAGATGCTGGAAGGCAGACCCAATATTGCCGATGCCGTTAAAAACAATGAGGTACAGCTTCTCCTGAACACGCCTTCGGGGAAACGGAGTATTACTGACGATTCCTATATACGCAAGGCGGCTATTCGTTTTGGTGTGCCTTATATTACCACACCGGCAGCGGCCATTGCGGCGGCAAAGGGAATTGCTGCCCGCAGACAGGGCAAGGAGGCTGTGCAGAGTCTTCAGGAGTTTCATGCGGATATGTGCTGA
- a CDS encoding PaaI family thioesterase: MYQSPQETIHDFHLIDPSSPLKSRCFGCSQQNPYGLRMQFQSNGRETLIADITVPSHLCGWNNLAHGGIIAAILDETMGTTGLSLLQAFIMTKTMTVHFKKPVPVAAPLRAQGKITRRDEKYAYIEACILDENNQNLASSDGIFRIFTRKECANLPAMDQIQTPAFFQHPTAEGDC; the protein is encoded by the coding sequence ATGTACCAGAGTCCCCAGGAAACCATACATGACTTTCATCTTATTGATCCTTCCAGTCCGCTTAAATCCAGATGCTTCGGGTGCAGCCAGCAGAACCCCTACGGCCTCCGGATGCAGTTTCAAAGTAATGGCAGGGAAACACTGATTGCGGACATTACGGTACCCAGTCATCTCTGCGGGTGGAACAACCTGGCCCATGGCGGCATCATCGCCGCCATTCTGGATGAAACCATGGGGACTACCGGCCTTTCCCTTCTTCAGGCCTTTATCATGACCAAAACCATGACCGTTCATTTCAAAAAACCCGTACCCGTTGCCGCTCCTCTCCGTGCACAGGGGAAAATAACCCGAAGAGATGAAAAGTACGCATATATTGAAGCGTGTATTCTTGATGAAAACAATCAGAACCTTGCATCGTCGGATGGTATTTTCCGTATTTTTACCCGGAAAGAGTGCGCAAACCTGCCTGCAATGGACCAGATTCAGACTCCGGCGTTCTTTCAGCACCCCACAGCAGAGGGAGACTGCTGA
- a CDS encoding acyl-CoA dehydrogenase family protein: MILFNPKLHNRKHADEKTQKMMQAVIDFFETKGLKSIKKDWHDKAWNYEFVQFMKENQVMATLMTPAGYGAEDSRWDTYRNSIFAEISAFYGITYWYTYQVSMLGLGPIWMGSNEEIKHKTAKLLQDGEVFAFGLSEKEHGADIYSSDMMLYPQEDGTYKANGDKYYIGNGNECAIASTFGKVAGTDDYVFFAANSKHPQYECVKNTVNEQNYVAEYVLHDYPITDADIMERGPKAWDNMLNTINVCKFNLGWGAIGMATHAFYEAIDHAANRNVYGKYVTDFPHVKRLFTDSYTRLVAMKVFSERAIDYMRSAKADDRRYLLYNPMVKMKVTTQGEEVINMLWDIIAAKGFEAEPFFEIAAHEIRMLPKLEGTVHVNMALIVKFMNNFLFNPAEFPVIPKRDDVVNDDFLFDQGPTAGLSKVQFHDYKLAYKAVDLPNVNVFKEQIESFKKFLVEATPDKGQARDIDYLLVLGEIFCLVPYGQLILEAREFWPELDDNLIEEIFDFMIRDFSKHATTLFSKPSNTDKQRELALAMIKAPAANPDRFNKIWLEQVYSLKGQYKMRDQE, from the coding sequence ATGATTCTCTTTAATCCTAAGCTGCATAACCGCAAGCATGCCGATGAGAAAACCCAGAAGATGATGCAGGCCGTTATTGATTTTTTTGAAACCAAAGGTTTGAAAAGCATCAAGAAAGACTGGCATGACAAGGCCTGGAATTATGAATTTGTTCAATTCATGAAGGAAAACCAGGTGATGGCCACCCTGATGACCCCTGCGGGTTACGGTGCCGAAGACTCCCGCTGGGATACCTACAGAAACTCTATCTTTGCAGAAATATCCGCTTTTTATGGCATCACCTACTGGTATACATATCAGGTTTCCATGCTGGGTCTGGGACCCATCTGGATGGGCTCCAATGAGGAAATCAAGCATAAAACAGCCAAGCTTCTTCAGGACGGCGAGGTTTTTGCCTTCGGCCTTTCCGAAAAGGAGCATGGGGCCGACATCTATTCCTCGGACATGATGCTTTACCCCCAGGAAGACGGTACCTACAAGGCCAATGGCGACAAGTACTATATCGGTAACGGCAATGAGTGCGCCATTGCCTCCACCTTTGGCAAGGTTGCCGGTACCGATGATTATGTCTTTTTTGCGGCCAATTCCAAACATCCCCAGTATGAGTGTGTGAAAAATACGGTAAACGAGCAGAATTATGTGGCCGAATATGTGCTGCACGATTATCCCATTACCGATGCGGACATCATGGAGCGTGGACCCAAGGCATGGGACAATATGCTCAATACCATCAATGTGTGCAAATTCAATCTCGGCTGGGGTGCCATTGGCATGGCGACCCACGCATTCTATGAAGCCATTGATCATGCGGCCAATCGTAATGTTTATGGCAAGTATGTGACGGATTTTCCCCATGTGAAGCGGCTTTTTACGGATTCCTACACCCGTCTTGTCGCCATGAAGGTCTTTTCCGAGCGGGCCATTGATTATATGCGTTCCGCCAAGGCAGATGACCGCCGCTATCTCCTCTATAACCCTATGGTGAAAATGAAGGTTACCACCCAGGGCGAAGAGGTCATCAACATGCTTTGGGACATCATTGCAGCTAAAGGCTTTGAGGCGGAACCTTTCTTTGAGATCGCGGCCCATGAAATACGCATGCTGCCCAAGCTGGAAGGTACGGTTCATGTGAACATGGCTCTGATTGTCAAGTTCATGAACAATTTCCTCTTCAATCCTGCAGAGTTCCCTGTAATACCCAAGCGGGATGATGTGGTAAATGACGATTTCCTTTTTGATCAGGGTCCCACGGCCGGTCTCAGCAAGGTACAGTTTCATGATTACAAGCTTGCTTACAAGGCTGTGGATCTGCCCAATGTGAATGTATTCAAAGAGCAGATCGAAAGCTTCAAAAAATTCCTTGTGGAAGCCACACCGGATAAAGGCCAGGCCAGAGACATTGATTATCTGCTGGTGCTGGGAGAAATTTTCTGCCTTGTTCCCTATGGTCAGCTCATCCTTGAAGCCCGTGAATTCTGGCCGGAGCTGGATGACAACTTGATTGAGGAAATCTTTGATTTCATGATTCGGGATTTCAGCAAGCATGCCACCACCCTTTTCAGTAAGCCTTCCAATACGGATAAGCAAAGGGAGCTGGCTCTGGCCATGATCAAGGCTCCTGCGGCCAATCCGGATCGCTTCAACAAAATCTGGCTGGAGCAGGTGTATAGCCTTAAAGGGCAGTATAAGATGCGGGATCAGGAATAA
- a CDS encoding MarR family winged helix-turn-helix transcriptional regulator, with the protein MMELKDCVVFLLAKNSQAGYRFWGNYIADLGVTTVQAMLLILLGREEGQTSRQLGEQTQLDSATVSGIIDRLEGLTLINRKRSPEDRRAVLLYLTDIGRDKARELDRRFEEAHQSFLAGFSGEEQNLFRNFLRRLQETHGGIR; encoded by the coding sequence ATGATGGAGCTGAAAGATTGTGTGGTGTTTCTTCTGGCGAAAAACAGTCAGGCCGGTTACCGTTTCTGGGGAAATTACATAGCGGATCTTGGTGTGACAACGGTACAGGCTATGCTTCTGATCCTTCTGGGCCGGGAAGAGGGTCAGACGTCCCGTCAGCTGGGTGAACAGACGCAGTTGGACAGCGCTACTGTTTCCGGTATTATCGACCGGCTGGAAGGTCTGACATTGATTAACCGTAAACGGAGCCCGGAAGACAGGCGGGCAGTGCTTCTGTACCTCACGGATATTGGCAGGGACAAGGCCCGGGAGCTGGATCGGCGGTTTGAAGAGGCTCATCAGTCATTTCTTGCCGGATTTTCTGGGGAAGAGCAGAATCTTTTCAGAAACTTTCTGCGGCGGCTTCAGGAAACCCATGGCGGAATACGTTGA
- a CDS encoding enoyl-CoA hydratase/isomerase family protein yields the protein MLTESLEDGIIIVRLSHGKTNSITRETMEKMAVIVEKANTDDAIKGIILTGEGKFFSSGFHLPTFINFKDHAAAVDFFEFEEDFLLNYFICKKPVICAMNGHTAAMGMILAMASDYRIVSSHPKIKLGMSEIKLGLALTVAELEVMRFGLDTDKKFRDVMYFGNMVSPEKALELGIVDEVLEADQLIPRAKEIICTWIDNPGRAFITLKDSVKYDAAQRIRTKLAELDWRSPLHGFFDPHVKATLEFVQATMEG from the coding sequence ATGTTAACGGAAAGTTTGGAAGATGGCATTATTATTGTTCGCCTGAGTCATGGAAAAACCAATTCCATTACCCGTGAAACCATGGAAAAAATGGCTGTAATCGTGGAAAAGGCCAATACGGATGATGCCATCAAGGGCATCATTCTCACAGGAGAAGGCAAGTTCTTTTCCAGCGGATTTCACCTGCCCACCTTCATCAATTTTAAAGATCATGCGGCGGCCGTGGATTTTTTTGAATTTGAGGAAGACTTTCTGCTGAATTATTTTATTTGTAAAAAGCCTGTAATCTGCGCCATGAACGGTCATACAGCGGCCATGGGAATGATTCTTGCCATGGCATCCGATTACCGTATTGTGAGCAGTCATCCCAAAATCAAGTTGGGCATGAGTGAAATCAAGCTGGGACTGGCCCTTACGGTGGCAGAGCTTGAGGTGATGCGGTTTGGTCTGGATACGGATAAAAAGTTCCGGGATGTCATGTATTTCGGTAATATGGTGAGCCCGGAGAAGGCTCTGGAGCTGGGTATTGTGGATGAGGTACTGGAAGCAGATCAGCTGATTCCAAGGGCCAAGGAAATAATCTGTACCTGGATTGACAATCCGGGCCGTGCTTTCATTACCCTCAAGGACAGCGTTAAATACGATGCTGCTCAACGTATCCGCACCAAGCTTGCTGAGCTGGACTGGCGGTCTCCTCTGCATGGATTTTTTGATCCCCATGTAAAAGCTACCCTCGAGTTTGTACAGGCCACAATGGAGGGCTAG